The segment GATCTTTATCGCGATCGCGGCGGCAATTCTTTTCAAAGATAAACTGATACCGCTGCAGGCGATCGGCGCGATCGCGGCCCTCTTGGGAGCGGGAATCGTCATTGCCCAAGGCAACCCACTGACACTATTCGCCCGGGGCGTCGATGTCGGCGATGCTTATCTGTTCGGCTGCTTGGCAACCTGGGTTGTTTACACGCTGGTTGGGAAGTACGTCTTGCAATTTCTGTCGCCGCTGGTGGCCACAACTTATGCTTGCGCAATCGGCACGCCACTGCTGTTCTTCGCTTCCTTGGGCGATCGCTTCTGGCAGGATTGGCAAACCATTCCGGTGTCGGCTTGGTTGGGCGTGGCATACTTGGGCGTGCTCGGGACGGTGGCAGCTTTCGTCTGGTACTACGAGGGACTGCAAGCGATCGGGCCGGCGCGGGCGGCTGTCTTTATCAACTTGGTTCCCGTGTCGGCAGTGCTCCTGGCAGCGGTAGTGCTGGGCGAACCCCTAACACCTTCACTCTTGAGCGGCGGCGTGCTGGTGGCGTGCGGAGTGTCACTAGTGAATCGATGCTAGCTACCTCAGTTGCTATTGCGAGCTAGGTTTGAAGCCCGTTTACTTAAGGGACATCGGAAAATAAGGAGCGACTTCGAGGAAGGAGCGTTGAGAGAAGGGGTTCGGATCTGACTTTGCTCGCTAAGTCTACAAAAAGCGCACAGCAAGTGTTTCAAGCCTTTTATCGATTTCCAAGAAGCTGAGGCTGTTGAGATCGCACAACGGGATAATAAGGCTGTCGAGCACCCTGAAGACCTGCCGATTTTACTCGCCAAAAGATAACGGGAAAAGTCAGGTACG is part of the Rubidibacter lacunae KORDI 51-2 genome and harbors:
- a CDS encoding DMT family transporter yields the protein MANPPTSGDRKLQWIYLKLSALAVIWGGTFVAGRAVVQTIAPFSVAFCRYAIATLCLAMLVVRVEGRVPPLPRRAVLPVVVLGLTGVFGYNLLFFAGLERVPASRAALIVTTNPIFIAIAAAILFKDKLIPLQAIGAIAALLGAGIVIAQGNPLTLFARGVDVGDAYLFGCLATWVVYTLVGKYVLQFLSPLVATTYACAIGTPLLFFASLGDRFWQDWQTIPVSAWLGVAYLGVLGTVAAFVWYYEGLQAIGPARAAVFINLVPVSAVLLAAVVLGEPLTPSLLSGGVLVACGVSLVNRC